The following are from one region of the Vidua chalybeata isolate OUT-0048 chromosome 12, bVidCha1 merged haplotype, whole genome shotgun sequence genome:
- the BARX1 gene encoding homeobox protein BarH-like 1, whose product MQHPLELGAARYFPAEAFPDHRSHRYRSFMIEEILTDPPDAKGAAPAGELLKFGVQALLSARPYHNHLAVLKAEPAAVFKFPLAPLGCSGLGSALLAAGSGLQGGSVSPHLPLELHLRGKLEPGPPEPGKTKKGRRSRTVFTELQLMGLEKRFEKQKYLSTPDRIDLAESLGLSQLQVKTWYQNRRMKWKKIVLQGGGLESPTKPKGRPKKNSIPSSEQLSEQERARDAEKPPESLGSPAEVSQEE is encoded by the exons ATGCAGCACCCGCTGGAATTGGGCGCCGCGCGCTACTTCCCGGCCGAAGCCTTCCCCGACCACCGCTCCCACCGCTACCGCAGCTTCATGATCGAGGAGATCCTCACCGACCCCCCGGACGCCAAGGGAGCCGCGCCAGCCGGGGAGCTGCTCAAGTTCGGGGTGCAGGCGCTGCTCTCGGCCCGGCCCTACCACAACCACCTCG CGGTGCTGAAGGCGGAGCCGGCCGCCGTGTTTAAGTTCCCGCTGGCTCCCCTGGGCTGCTCGGGGCTGGGCTCGGCGCTGCTGGCTGCCGGCTCGGGGCTGCAGGGCGGCTCCGTCTCGCCGCATCTCCCGCTGGAGCTGCACCTCCGCGGTAAACTGGAGCCGGGCCCCCCGGAGCCGGGCAAGACCAAGAAGGGCCGCCGCAGCCGCACCGTCTTCACCGAGCTGCAGCTCATGGGGCTGGAGAAGCGCTTCGAGAAGCAGAAATACCTCTCCACGCCCGACAG AATAGACCTGGCCGAATCGCTGGGGCTCAGCCAGCTCCAGGTGAAAACCTGGTACCAGAACAGGCGcatgaaatggaagaaaata GTGTTGCAAGGGGGCGGCCTGGAGTCCCCCACCAAACCCAAGGGCCGCCCGAAGAAGAACTCGATCCCCAGCAGCGAGCAGCTCTCGGAGCAGGAGCGCGCCCGGGACGCCGAGAAGCCGCCCGAGAGCCTGGGCTCGCCGGCCGAGGTCAGCCAGGAGGAGTGA